Proteins encoded within one genomic window of Deltaproteobacteria bacterium:
- a CDS encoding anaerobic ribonucleoside-triphosphate reductase activating protein, whose protein sequence is MRIGGLNPFSLSDFPGHVAAVVFTQGCNFRCPYCHNGSLIPMDPATGTLIPMEEVFRFLDMRRGQLNGVAVSGGEPTLQPDISSFLHRIRLMDYRIKLDTNGSRPEVLAGLLEEVLVDFIAMDIKAPFGLYDRLTGVLAPVEQLEKSMALIAQSGIDHEFRTTVVKPLLSEEDLQAIRSMVPQGSRHRLQEFRPENALDPVFRVAASDHHRFSFNEFQPWTVT, encoded by the coding sequence GTGCGAATCGGCGGCCTGAATCCATTCAGCCTCAGCGACTTTCCAGGCCATGTGGCAGCGGTGGTTTTCACGCAGGGCTGTAATTTCCGCTGCCCGTATTGCCACAACGGCTCTCTGATTCCCATGGACCCTGCGACTGGCACCCTGATTCCCATGGAAGAGGTCTTTCGGTTTCTGGATATGCGGCGCGGACAACTAAATGGTGTGGCCGTAAGTGGCGGGGAACCAACACTGCAGCCTGATATTTCATCGTTTCTTCATCGCATCAGACTGATGGATTACCGGATCAAGCTGGATACAAACGGCAGCCGTCCGGAAGTCCTGGCCGGGTTGCTTGAGGAAGTCCTGGTGGACTTCATCGCCATGGACATCAAGGCCCCGTTTGGGCTTTACGACCGCCTGACCGGTGTACTTGCACCTGTAGAGCAACTGGAAAAAAGCATGGCGCTGATTGCCCAAAGCGGCATAGATCACGAGTTCCGGACAACGGTGGTAAAGCCTCTGTTGTCTGAGGAAGATCTGCAGGCAATCCGGTCGATGGTACCGCAGGGGTCAAGACATCGTCTTCAGGAATTCCGGCCCGAGAACGCCCTTGACCCTGTGTTTCGGGTTGCCGCTTCAGATCATCACCGATTTTCATTCAATGAATTCCAGCCCTGGACCGTTACCTGA